The following are from one region of the Planctomycetota bacterium genome:
- the recJ gene encoding single-stranded-DNA-specific exonuclease RecJ gives MPSATDRMTAGPLVRGLTKLWTGQGVEVLPNEDLVTRVLRARGLTDPDARARFLEPSLRHLHDPSGIPDMDRAAARVLHAARTGEPIVLYGDYDVDGVTSVAILHHVLRLLEPGAVISSYVPHRLEEGYGLNAQAIRDLAARGAKVIVSVDCGVTAVEPARVARDAGVDLIITDHHNPPATMGELPDAYAVVHPRRPDSVYPFGDLCGAGVAFKLAWRLATMHCGGERVPPPVRELLLELLALAALGVIADVVPLRDENRVIARFGLARIKHSGLGGLRALVEASGLSGENVREDDVGFTLAPRLNACGRMGHAREAVELLTVAEGDRAREIAEGLTRLNNERRATEREIFRRACELAEQGGMTGSERRAIVLADPAWHAGVVGIVCSRLVERYHRPAILLCEADGACHGSGRSIDGFSLHAALAECAAHLTGYGGHDMAAGMRLSRANLDAFAEAFVGVANRQIDAAHLVARGNFDTDAGLHEFSLDTARRLGLLGPFGRENPPVRLRVRGVRVATLPETFGPQNKHLSLRVTPDAGGAPVRLVGWNWGARAKDIPRGSLLDVFVTPRINEFNGRRSVECDLHDLLHAGA, from the coding sequence ATGCCGAGCGCGACGGATCGCATGACGGCGGGCCCGCTGGTTCGCGGGCTGACGAAGCTCTGGACCGGGCAGGGCGTGGAGGTTCTCCCGAACGAGGACCTGGTCACGCGCGTGCTGCGGGCGCGCGGGCTGACCGACCCGGACGCGCGCGCCCGGTTCCTCGAGCCCAGCCTGCGCCATCTCCACGATCCCTCGGGCATTCCCGACATGGACCGCGCGGCGGCTCGCGTGCTGCACGCGGCTCGGACGGGCGAGCCCATCGTCCTCTACGGCGACTACGACGTCGACGGCGTCACGTCGGTCGCCATCCTCCACCACGTGCTGCGGCTGCTCGAGCCCGGAGCGGTGATCTCGTCGTACGTGCCCCACCGGCTCGAAGAAGGGTACGGGCTCAACGCGCAGGCGATCCGCGATCTCGCGGCGCGCGGGGCGAAGGTCATCGTGTCGGTGGATTGCGGCGTGACGGCGGTCGAACCGGCGCGGGTGGCGCGCGACGCGGGCGTCGACCTCATCATCACCGATCATCACAACCCGCCCGCGACGATGGGCGAACTGCCCGACGCGTACGCCGTCGTGCACCCGCGACGACCAGACTCCGTGTACCCCTTCGGCGACCTGTGCGGCGCGGGCGTCGCGTTCAAGCTTGCGTGGCGCCTGGCGACGATGCACTGCGGCGGGGAGCGCGTCCCGCCGCCGGTGCGCGAGTTGCTGCTGGAGTTACTGGCGCTGGCGGCCCTGGGCGTGATCGCGGACGTGGTGCCGCTGCGCGACGAGAACCGGGTGATCGCGCGGTTCGGGCTGGCGCGGATCAAGCACTCGGGCCTGGGCGGGCTGCGCGCGCTGGTCGAGGCGTCGGGCTTGTCGGGCGAGAACGTGCGCGAGGACGACGTGGGCTTCACGCTGGCGCCGAGGCTGAACGCGTGCGGACGCATGGGGCACGCGCGCGAGGCGGTGGAACTGCTGACGGTCGCCGAGGGCGACCGCGCGCGGGAGATCGCGGAGGGATTGACCCGCCTCAACAACGAGCGCCGGGCGACCGAGCGCGAGATCTTCCGGCGCGCGTGCGAGCTGGCCGAACAGGGCGGGATGACGGGGAGCGAGCGGCGGGCGATCGTGCTCGCCGACCCCGCGTGGCACGCGGGGGTGGTGGGGATCGTGTGCTCGCGGCTCGTCGAACGCTACCACCGCCCGGCGATCCTGCTCTGCGAGGCCGACGGGGCCTGCCACGGCTCGGGGCGGAGCATCGACGGGTTCTCGCTGCACGCGGCGCTGGCCGAGTGCGCGGCCCACCTGACGGGGTATGGCGGGCACGACATGGCGGCCGGGATGCGCCTGTCGAGGGCAAACCTCGACGCGTTCGCCGAGGCGTTCGTGGGCGTGGCGAACCGGCAGATCGACGCGGCGCATCTGGTGGCGCGCGGGAACTTCGATACCGACGCCGGGCTGCACGAGTTCTCGCTCGACACGGCACGCCGCCTGGGGTTGCTCGGGCCGTTCGGGCGCGAGAACCCGCCGGTGCGCCTGCGGGTGCGGGGTGTGCGTGTGGCGACGCTGCCCGAGACCTTCGGGCCTCAGAACAAGCACCTGTCGCTGCGCGTGACGCCCGACGCGGGCGGCGCGCCGGTGCGGCTGGTGGGGTGGAACTGGGGTGCACGGGCGAAGGACATCCCGCGCGGGAGCCTGCTCGACGTCTTCGTGACGCCCCGGATCAACGAGTTCAACGGGCGGCGCAGCGTCGAGTGCGACCTGCACGACCTATTGCACGCTGGCGCGTGA
- a CDS encoding tetratricopeptide repeat protein, translating into MNRSTTSVPTHRARTPRVLGTARLALLAGALAGVLATGACGKHGKFTEKHMSAAKLRMAELKSATEYQMAHQAFLAGDLKKSLRHVTYSIELNPIIPKSHILLGRTHLEGGNVEDAAAAFQKAAELDPVNVDAAYFQGILAERLDRKEDALKHYTRALELEPTNPQHAIAASEMLISLGRIDDAERLLRNDASSFQHSAGVRQSLAHIALLRGQPEVAVTLFQEARLLAPNDSNLLESLATAQISAGQFAQAESNLAGLLRDPEYAQRRDLRRLRADCLARTDRAVEARDVYLSLSADQEGSADPEVWNHVGQLSVILKDWPRVRTAAQRLIAIDPDAAAGYVLRGLELRSRGEHRAAADSFAHAVQRERTADNLILLGMSLHSMGRDADARTCFTNALALRPNDSAATRLLAGIPNAD; encoded by the coding sequence ATGAACCGATCCACGACGAGCGTGCCCACGCATCGCGCCCGCACCCCGCGGGTTCTCGGAACCGCGCGCCTCGCGCTGCTCGCCGGCGCCCTCGCCGGCGTGCTCGCGACGGGCGCGTGCGGCAAGCACGGGAAGTTCACCGAGAAGCACATGAGCGCCGCCAAGCTCCGCATGGCGGAACTCAAGTCCGCCACCGAGTACCAGATGGCGCACCAGGCGTTCCTCGCGGGCGACCTCAAGAAGTCGCTGCGCCACGTGACGTACTCGATCGAACTCAACCCGATCATCCCCAAGAGCCACATCCTGCTGGGTCGCACGCACCTGGAGGGGGGCAACGTCGAGGACGCCGCCGCCGCGTTCCAGAAGGCCGCCGAACTCGACCCCGTCAACGTCGACGCCGCCTACTTCCAGGGCATCCTCGCCGAGCGCCTTGACCGCAAGGAGGACGCGCTCAAGCACTACACGCGTGCCCTGGAACTCGAGCCGACGAACCCGCAGCACGCGATCGCGGCGTCCGAAATGCTGATCTCCCTCGGGCGCATCGATGACGCCGAGCGTCTGCTGCGCAACGACGCGTCGTCGTTCCAGCACAGCGCTGGCGTGCGCCAGTCGCTGGCGCACATCGCGCTGCTCCGCGGGCAGCCCGAGGTCGCCGTCACGCTCTTCCAGGAGGCGCGCCTGCTCGCGCCGAACGACTCGAACCTGCTCGAGTCGCTCGCGACCGCGCAGATCAGCGCCGGCCAGTTTGCGCAGGCCGAGTCGAACCTGGCTGGGCTGCTGCGCGACCCCGAGTACGCGCAGCGTCGCGACCTGCGTCGCCTGCGGGCCGACTGCCTGGCGCGGACGGACCGGGCGGTGGAGGCCCGCGACGTGTACCTGTCGCTGAGCGCCGACCAGGAAGGCTCCGCCGACCCCGAGGTCTGGAACCACGTCGGGCAACTGTCGGTCATCCTGAAGGACTGGCCCCGGGTGCGCACCGCGGCCCAGCGTCTGATCGCGATCGATCCCGACGCCGCCGCCGGGTACGTCCTGCGGGGGCTGGAGCTGCGTTCTCGCGGCGAGCACCGGGCCGCGGCCGACAGCTTCGCCCACGCCGTGCAGCGCGAGCGCACCGCCGACAACCTGATCCTGCTGGGCATGAGCCTGCACTCGATGGGGCGCGACGCGGACGCGCGGACGTGCTTCACGAACGCGCTGGCGCTGCGTCCCAACGACTCCGCCGCGACGCGCCTGCTCGCGGGCATCCCCAACGCCGACTGA